One Dictyostelium discoideum AX4 chromosome 3 chromosome, whole genome shotgun sequence genomic region harbors:
- the rps20 gene encoding 40S ribosomal protein S20 translates to MSMNPIKKTEETVAAPAVNKISITLTSRNPKSLEKVCADIITLAKNKKVKAKGPIRIPNKVLKITTRKSPCGEGTNTWDRFEMRIHKRVIHILSTQDFVKEMNTISIEAGVDVEVIMDKKEAKN, encoded by the coding sequence ATGTCAATGAACCCAATCAAAAAAACCGAAGAAACCGTTGCAGCCCCAGCTGTCAACAAAATCAGTATCACCTTAACCTCAAGAAACCCAAAATCTCTTGAAAAAGTTTGCGCTGATATCATCACTCTTGCTAAAAACAAGAAAGTCAAGGCTAAGGGTCCAATCCGTATCCCAAACAAAGTCTTAAAAATCACCACCCGTAAAAGTCCATGTGGTGAAGGTACAAACACCTGGGATCGTTTCGAAATGAGAATCCACAAACGTGTCATCCACATCTTATCCACCCAAGATTTCGTCAAGGAAATGAACACCATCTCAATCGAAGCTGGCGTTGATGTTGAAGTCATCATGGATAAAAAAGAAGCcaaaaactaa
- a CDS encoding AAA ATPase domain-containing protein produces the protein MSLIKLLVEDQPYKQIKKTSVGYISIRCMQNNEITIGDIIYIVPVNNNNNNNNNNNNNNNNNKENNNNNNSEIPWNYFNCNNKDINSSGSNCSIMTAWPLQKLSTQHIQLDSIQRENCNVKIGDYVYLFKTPFQSVNTVSNNLLISNIYPKLDCRYLEIQCETISQQQYVQSLQSFGMLETLILSQIIGRYFIPQNSFTIHLSNNIIKFKILKLSINKIENNSSNNNSNNNDDCDINSLDFNKLSLKEKKDNIDNEFIKSIFRICESTKIKLINSNLQSTLICESTINSNNNNNNNSNNKIDNNKNINLNFQSIGGLDLQVKQIRELIDLSFYKLDLLKSFGVKPPKGILLYGPPGTGKTLLARIVATQTNATLFTINGADILDKFYGMTEKTLQKIFKDAAQKSPSIIFIDELDALCPKREDNSSEVEKRIVGSLLTLMDGVVSTSDQNDGGGGDNGNGNGNCGGDKVIVIGCTNRPDSIDSALRRPGRFDNEIEISIPNQQGREQILNIFLSKIPNQLTSQEIAMIASKTHGFVGADIESLCKEASLKCFNRIKNENQKLFQSINIEKEEKGKEEKQEENLQNLLSLIKLSMNDMLLALNQVKPSSMREVVVEIPKVFWGDIGGQEHIKQKLKEAIEWPLKYPQSFIRMGIKPPKGILLYGPPGCSKTLLAKALATESGLNFIAVKGPELLSKWVGESERAVRDIFKKARQNSPSILFFDEIDGLAISRSGEGSGAVERVVSQLLTEMDGIQPLTNVTIIGATNRPDIIDKAILRAGRIDRILYISPPDLDARKEIFNIHLKKVPHSSDIDINQLSILTDGYSGAEVTSICREASIAAMKEDINAKEINMSHFISAIGNVKKGITQEMLDFYKDYQENSNLQVL, from the coding sequence atGTCGTTAATTAAACTATTGGTTGAAGATCAACCgtataaacaaattaaaaaaacgtCAGTTGGGTATATAAGTATTAGGTGTATgcaaaataatgaaattacaatAGGTGATATAATTTACATAGTTCCagtaaacaataataataataataataataataataataataataataataataataaagaaaacaataataataataattcagaaATACCAtggaattattttaattgtaataataaagatataaatagtagtggtagtaacTGTTCAATAATGACAGCATGGCCATTACAAAAACTATCAACACAACATATTCAATTAGATTCAATTCAAAGAGAGAATTGTAATGTTAAAATTGGTGActatgtttatttatttaaaacaccATTTCAATCTGTAAATACCGTATCAAacaatcttttaatttcaaatatataTCCGAAATTAGATTGTAGATATTTAGAAATTCAATGTGAAACAatatcacaacaacaatatgtACAATCACTTCAATCATTTGGTATGCTtgaaactttaattttatcacaaATCATTGGTAGATATTTCATTCCTCAAAATTCCTTTACAATTCATCTAagcaataatattataaaatttaaaattttaaaattatcaattaataaaattgaaaataatagtagtaataataatagcaataataatgatgattgtgatataaatagtttagatttcaataaattaagtttaaaagaaaaaaaagataatattgataatgaatttattaaatcaatttttagaatttgtgaatcaacaaaaataaaattaattaattcaaatttacaaTCAACTTTAATTTGTGAATCCacaataaatagtaataataataataataataatagtaataataaaattgataataataaaaatataaatttaaattttcaatcaattgGTGGTTTGGATTTACAAGTTAAACAAATTAGAGAATTAATTGATCTatcattttataaattagatttattaaaatcatttggaGTTAAACCACCAAAaggtattttattatatggtCCACCAGGTACAGGTAAAACATTATTGGCAAGAATTGTTGCAACTCAAACCAATGCAACATTATTTACAATCAATGGTGCTGATATCCTTGACAAATTCTATGGTATGACTGAAAAAACtttacaaaaaatatttaaagatgCTGCACAAAAATCACCttcaatcattttcattgatGAATTGGATGCATTATGCCCAAAACGTGAAGATAATAGTTCAGAAGTTGAAAAACGTATAGTTGGTAGTTTATTAACATTAATGGATGGTGTTGTATCAACAAGTGATCaaaatgatggtggtggtggtgataatggtaatggtaatggtaattgtGGTGGTGATAAAGTTATAGTAATCGGTTGCACTAATAGACCTGATAGTATTGATTCAGCATTAAGAAGACCTGGAagatttgataatgaaattgaaatatcAATTCCAAATCAACAAGGTAGagaacaaattttaaatattttcctTTCAAAAATTCCAAATCAATTAACATCACAAGAGATAGCAATGATTGCCTCAAAAACACATGGTTTCGTTGGTGCTGATATTGAATCGCTTTGTAAAGAAGCATCattaaaatgttttaatcgtattaaaaatgaaaatcaaaaattatttcaatcaattaatattgaaaaagaagaaaaaggaaaagaagaaaaacaagaagaaaatcttcaaaatttattatcattaattaaattatcaatgaaTGATATGTTATTGGCATTGAATCAAGTTAAACCATCATCAATGAGAGAAGTTGTAGTTGAAATACCTAAAGTATTTTGGGGAGATATTGGTGGACAAGAGCATATTAAGCAAAAGTTAAAAGAAGCCATTGAATGGCCATTAAAATATCCACAATCATTTATTCGTATGGGTATCAAACCACCCAAAGGTATTCTATTATATGGTCCACCAGGTTGTAGTAAAACTTTATTAGCCAAAGCTTTAGCAACTGAATCTGGTTTAAATTTCATTGCAGTAAAAGGACCTGAACTTTTAAGTAAATGGGTTGGTGAATCTGAAAGAGCAGTACGTGATATCTTCAAAAAAGCACGCCAAAACTCACCATCCATTCTATTTTTCGATGAAATCGATGGCTTGGCCATCAGTAGAAGTGGTGAAGGTAGTGGTGCCGTTGAACGTGTGGTATCTCAACTTTTAACCGAAATGGATGGTATCCAACCTTTGACAAATGTAACTATCATTGGTGCCACCAATAGACCTGATATCATCGATAAAGCTATATTACGTGCCGGTAGAATAGATAGAATTCTCTATATTTCACCACCAGATTTAGATGcaagaaaagaaatattcaatattcatttaaaaaaggttCCTCACTCTTCAGACATTGACATTAATCAACTTTCAATTCTAACCGATGGTTACAGTGGTGCTGAAGTAACTTCAATTTGTCGTGAGGCATCAATTGCTGCAATGAAAGAAGATATTAAtgcaaaagaaattaatatgtCTCATTTCATCTCTGCAATTGGTAATGTTAAAAAAGGTATCACCCAAGAAATGTTAGATTTTTACAAAGATTATCAGGAAAATTCAAACTTACAagttttgtaa